In the genome of Amaranthus tricolor cultivar Red isolate AtriRed21 chromosome 15, ASM2621246v1, whole genome shotgun sequence, one region contains:
- the LOC130800899 gene encoding soluble inorganic pyrophosphatase 1-like, whose protein sequence is MDAEMNGAAHNAREQFRPTPKLNQRIISSMSRRSVAAHPWHDLEIGPDAPETFNCVVEIAKGSKVKYELDKKTGLIKVDRILYSSVVYPHNYGFIPRTLCEDGDPMDVLVLMQEPVMPGCFLRARAIGLMPMIDQGEKDDKIIAVCADDPEVKHYTDINQLPPHRLAEIRRFFEDYKKNENKEVAVDEFLPAKTAHEAIQYSMDLYAEYILQTLRR, encoded by the exons ATGGATGCGGAGATGAATGGTGCTGCACATAATGCTAGAGAACAATTTCGCCCAACCCCAAAGTTGAACCAAAGGATAATTTCATCAATGTCAAGGAGATCGGTTGCTGCCCATCCTTGGCATGACCTCGAGATTG GACCCGATGCACCAGAAACTTTTAATTGT GTTGTTGAAATAGCTAAAGGAAGCAAAGTCAAGTATGAGCTTGATAAGAAGACTGGGCTTATTAAA GTTGATAGAATTTTATATTCATCTGTGGTTTATCCCCACAACTATGGTTTCATTCCAAGAACATTGTGTGAAGATGGTGATCCCATGGATGTGTTAGTGCTTATGCAG GAACCAGTCATGCCAGGTTGCTTCCTCCGAGCTCGTGCCATTGGTCTTATGCCTATGATTGATCAG GGAGAGAAAGATGATAAGATAATTGCAGTTTGTGCTGATGATCCTGAAGTTAAACACTACACTGACATTAACCAACTCCCGCCTCATCGTTTGGCTGAGATCAGACGCTTTTTTGAGGACT ACAAGAAAAACGAGAATAAAGAGGTAGCAGTAGATGAGTTTTTACCGGCTAAAACTGCTCACGAGGCCATCCAGTACTCTAT GGATCTCTACGCAGAATACATTCTACAGACATTGAGGAGATGA
- the LOC130801757 gene encoding uncharacterized mitochondrial protein AtMg00810-like, whose product MKLPTGIPNPNNKVCKLQKSLYGLKQASRQWFAKLHNELLLQGFKQSKNDYSLFIQTTNSSLTIVAVYVDDIILTGNDHTIITQLKHHLHKVFSIKDLGRLHYFLGIEVSYVPQGIILTQHKYTKELLQASGLNDFKAAVTPLPQNMKLSSTEGTLITDPLYYRSMVGKLNFLTNTRPDLAYSVHHLSQFMQQPRDTHLQALHHTLGYVAHTSGQGILMNGADKLILQAFCDSDWASCPDSRKSVSGYILQLGKSPISWKSKKQATVSRSSAEAEYKAMANAAAEVTWMVRLLTDLGFPIHEPVTLHCDNQSAIYIAKNPVFHERTKHIAIDCHFTREKVMEGLIQLTYLPTSSQIADIFTKILPSHQFNKLLTNLGAISAKIVGGVKNTTTYTNEHVP is encoded by the coding sequence ATGAAGCTCCCAACAGGTATTCCTAATCCTAATAATAAAGTATGCAAACTACAAAAATCTTTATATGGGTTAAAACAAGCATCAAGACAATGGTTTGCTAAACTTCACAATGAATTACTTCTCCAAGGATTTAAACAATCCAAGAATGATTATTCTTTGTTCATCCAAACCACAAATTCTTCTCTAACTATAGTTGCTGTTTACGTTGATGACATTATTCTCACAGGTAATGACCACACAATTATTACTCAGCTCAAGCATCATCTACATAAAGTCTTCAGTATCAAAGATTTAGGAAGATTACATTACTTCCTTGGTATAGAAGTGTCCTATGTTCCTCAAGGTATCATTTTGACTCAACATAAATACACAAAGGAACTCCTCCAAGCAAGTGGGTTAAATGATTTCAAAGCTGCTGTCACTCCTCTACCACAGAATATGAAATTAAGCTCAACTGAAGGAACCCTCATAACTGACCCTCTCTATTATAGAAGCATGGTTGGTAAGCTGAATTTTCTCACAAATACTAGACCTGACCTGGCCTACTCTGTCCACCACCTGAGTCAATTCATGCAACAACCAAGAGACACTCACCTCCAGGCTCTTCATCACACTTTAGGATATGTTGCTCATACCTCTGGACAAGGCATTCTTATGAATGGAGCTGACAAACTTATCTTACAAGCCTTCTGTGATTCTGACTGGGCATCATGCCCTGATTCAAGAAAATCAGTGTCTGGATATATTTTACAACTTGGCAAATCACCTATCTCATGGAAGTCCAAGAAACAAGCAACAGTATCCAGATCatctgcagaagctgaatacaaAGCCATGGCAAATGCTGCAGCTGAAGTCACATGGATGGTTCGCCTGCTCACAGATCTTGGCTTCCCTATTCATGAACCAGTTACACTCCACTGTGATAATCAATCTGCCATTTACATCGCCAAGAACCCAGTATTCCATGAACGGACAAAACACATTGCTATAGATTGTCATTTCACAAGAGAAAAGGTTATGGAAGGTCTAATACAACTGACATACTTACCAACCTCTTCTCAAATAGCTGATATCTTCACAAAAATTCTTCCCTCACACCAGTTCAACAAGCTACTGACCAATCTTGGTGCTATCTCAGCCAAGATTGTAGGGGGTGTTAAGAATACTACCACCTATACCAATGAACATGTGCCATAA